The following are encoded together in the Methanobacterium petrolearium genome:
- a CDS encoding YhgE/Pip domain-containing protein, which produces MIKGAREIFKNDIKTVIHSPVVSFVLLAIIIIPSLYALLNIQATWDPYTLTSNIKVAVVDGDSGYTYNGTPYNIGDSLVEELKNNDKFSWQFVDEKTAREGVKKGDYYAALIIPANFSQQIFSVDTSNPQSAQIEYLVNDKLNAIVPRMTNVGADTIQAQINDEIVKTIDGIIFGKLSDVGEQIKENKAQILKTKYMVNQLNGKLSDIDATLEKGNSVMSTVDNIWPTFSAELPEIQTEANYVKEKYDTLYTYIKENPTKALNTVQNMEIATNTIVKSLKYLDAILTTLYDVTGDTNLKPIIDQIELDITKANKVLGILQEIETDLKAGNDPSSKLNQLKSSIDQMDSAINTLANNRENINQIIKEASAKLTLANSKWPEFRNAISTASNKLNGIDEADLDRIIAFSDVDQSGVKNYFESPVVLNKKHVYPVDNYGSALSPFYISLSLWIGCIIAVAMLTMRVKTEKKYSAETVYLGRMGLFLIMSIFQALVVAVGAIMLKVQLSSVLLFVVTTVYVGLCFMIVVYSLTSAFGNAGKAMAIIILVFQITATGGIFPVEILPSFFQAIHAYLPLTYAIGALREVVAGVYWSNFWYCMGSLALFPVLAFGLTLLIKEKMDKPAQWAENKLKESGLF; this is translated from the coding sequence ATGATAAAGGGTGCTAGAGAAATCTTTAAAAACGATATTAAGACAGTCATACACAGTCCTGTGGTTTCATTTGTTTTGTTGGCGATTATTATAATACCTTCACTTTATGCGCTGTTAAATATTCAAGCAACATGGGATCCCTACACTTTGACTTCTAATATAAAAGTTGCAGTGGTAGATGGAGATTCGGGATACACTTACAATGGAACTCCATATAATATAGGTGACTCACTTGTTGAAGAATTGAAAAATAATGACAAGTTCAGCTGGCAGTTTGTTGATGAGAAAACTGCACGAGAAGGAGTTAAAAAGGGAGATTATTATGCTGCTTTGATAATTCCTGCTAATTTCAGCCAGCAAATTTTTTCAGTTGATACCTCAAATCCTCAATCCGCCCAGATAGAATATTTAGTCAATGACAAACTGAATGCCATCGTCCCCAGGATGACCAATGTTGGGGCAGATACCATACAGGCACAAATCAATGATGAAATAGTTAAGACCATTGATGGAATCATCTTCGGTAAGCTAAGTGATGTTGGAGAACAGATTAAAGAAAACAAGGCACAAATTCTAAAAACAAAATACATGGTTAACCAGTTAAATGGGAAGTTATCAGATATTGATGCAACACTGGAAAAGGGAAATTCAGTTATGAGCACAGTTGATAACATCTGGCCCACATTCAGTGCAGAGTTACCGGAAATACAGACTGAAGCAAATTATGTGAAGGAAAAATATGACACCCTGTACACTTATATTAAAGAAAACCCAACAAAAGCCCTCAACACTGTCCAAAATATGGAAATAGCAACTAACACCATTGTAAAGTCTTTAAAATATCTTGATGCTATTTTAACCACTCTTTATGATGTAACCGGCGATACAAATTTAAAACCAATTATTGATCAAATTGAACTAGATATTACCAAGGCTAATAAAGTATTAGGGATCCTGCAAGAAATTGAAACCGACCTCAAGGCGGGTAATGATCCATCAAGTAAGTTGAATCAACTTAAAAGTTCCATTGACCAGATGGACAGTGCCATTAATACTCTGGCCAACAACAGAGAAAACATTAATCAGATCATCAAGGAAGCTTCAGCTAAACTAACTTTAGCTAATTCAAAATGGCCTGAATTCAGAAATGCAATTTCCACCGCCTCTAACAAACTTAACGGAATCGATGAGGCAGATCTGGACAGGATAATTGCATTTTCGGATGTGGATCAAAGTGGTGTTAAAAATTATTTTGAAAGCCCGGTAGTGTTGAATAAAAAACACGTTTACCCGGTGGATAATTATGGGTCTGCTCTTTCTCCTTTTTACATTTCCCTATCTTTGTGGATTGGTTGTATTATAGCTGTGGCCATGCTCACCATGAGGGTCAAAACCGAGAAAAAATATAGTGCTGAAACAGTTTATCTTGGTAGAATGGGTTTATTCTTAATTATGAGTATATTTCAAGCTTTGGTGGTTGCAGTTGGGGCAATAATGTTAAAGGTACAGCTTTCTTCTGTACTTTTGTTTGTTGTGACCACGGTATACGTAGGTCTATGTTTCATGATCGTAGTTTATTCATTAACATCTGCCTTTGGAAATGCAGGTAAAGCTATGGCGATTATAATACTTGTTTTCCAGATAACTGCCACTGGAGGAATATTCCCTGTGGAAATCCTACCATCATTCTTCCAGGCAATACATGCCTACTTACCATTGACTTATGCTATTGGTGCACTACGTGAAGTGGTTGCTGGTGTTTATTGGAGTAATTTCTGGTATTGTATGGGTTCATTGGCTCTATTTCCCGTACTGGCCTTCGGATTAACTCTGTTAATTAAAGAAAAAATGGATAAACCTGCACAATGGGCTGAAAATAAGTTAAAAGAGAGTGGTCTGTTTTAG
- the nikR gene encoding nickel-responsive transcriptional regulator NikR, with amino-acid sequence MRISMSLPKKLLNDFDEVLKDRGYTSRSKGIRDALKDYIVRYQWMRDMEGDRVGIIAVIYNHHSTGVMEDITNTQHLFREYINATMHLHMSEKNCLEVIIVKGNAAKIRDLTEQIMRLKGVEHVKLTTTAGGKNE; translated from the coding sequence TTAAACGACTTTGACGAAGTCTTAAAGGATAGAGGGTACACTTCAAGATCTAAAGGAATTAGAGATGCCCTGAAAGATTATATAGTGCGTTATCAGTGGATGAGAGACATGGAAGGTGACCGTGTGGGGATAATTGCCGTTATCTACAATCATCACTCCACTGGAGTGATGGAAGATATTACTAATACCCAACATCTGTTCAGAGAATATATAAACGCCACCATGCATCTTCACATGTCTGAAAAAAACTGTCTTGAAGTTATAATAGTCAAAGGAAATGCTGCCAAAATCCGTGACCTCACTGAACAAATTATGAGACTTAAAGGAGTAGAACATGTTAAATTAACCACCACTGCTGGTGGAAAAAATGAATAA